A stretch of Pelecanus crispus isolate bPelCri1 chromosome 3, bPelCri1.pri, whole genome shotgun sequence DNA encodes these proteins:
- the SERTAD2 gene encoding SERTA domain-containing protein 2, with the protein MLGKGGKRKFDEHEDGLEGKVVSPTDGPSKVSYTLQRQTIFNISLMKLYNHRPLTEPSLQKTVLINNMLRRIQEELKQEGSLRPVFVTASQPADPLSDNFREAQPAFSHLASQPLLPTDFVSTTPLESCLTPASLLEDDTFCTSPTVQHDGPTKPPPPALQPVKDSFSSALDEIEELCPAPTSAEAVAAETAADDSKDHPSESNVQKPEGLPESRTAESKLMDSLPGNFEITTSTGFLTDLTLDDILFADIDTSMYDFDPCTSATGAASKMAPVSADELLKTLAPYSSQPVTPNQPFKMDLTELDHIMEVLVGS; encoded by the coding sequence ATgttggggaaaggaggaaagcgGAAGTTTGACGAGCATGAAGATGGGTTGGAAGGCAAAGTGGTGTCTCCTACTGACGGTCCCTCTAAGGTGTCTTACACCTTACAGCGTCAGACTATCTTCAACATTTCCCTTATGAAACTTTATAACCACAGGCCATTAACCGAGCCAAGCTTGCAAAAGACAGTTTTAATTAACAACATGTTGAGGCGAATCCAGGAAGAACTCAAACAAGAAGGCAGCTTGAGGCCTGTGTTCGTGACCGCTTCGCAGCCCGCCGACCCTCTCAGCGACAATTTCCGCGAGGCCCAGCCGGCGTTCAGCCATCTCGCCTCCCAGCCCCTTCTCCCCACTGACTTCGTAAGCACTACGCCCCTGGAGTCTTGCCTCACCCCAGCCTCTTTGCTCGAGGACGACACTTTTTGCACTTCCCCGACTGTCCAGCACGATGGTCCGACAAAACCACCACCTCCTGCTCTCCAACCAGTAAAGGACAGCTTCTCTTCAGCCTTGGACGAAATCGAGGAGCTTTGTCCAGCACCTACCTCCGCAGAGGCAGTAGCAGCCGAAACAGCAGCTGATGACTCTAAAGACCACCCCAGCGAGTCCAACGTTCAGAAGCCCGAGGGCCTCCCAGAGAGCAGAACGGCCGAATCGAAACTCATGGACTCGCTACCTGGCAACTTTGAGATAACAACTTCCACAGGTTTCCTCACAGACTTGACCCTGGATGACATTCTGTTCGCTGACATTGATACGTCCATGTATGATTTTGACCCCTGCACATCTGCCACAGGGGCTGCCTCAAAAATGGCTCCTGTCTCAGCAGATGAGCTCCTAAAAACTCTCGCTCCATACAGCAGTCAACCAGTAACTCCAAATCAGCCTTTCAAAATGGACCTTACAGAACTGGATCACATCATGGAAGTGCTTGTTGGGTcttaa